In Mobula birostris isolate sMobBir1 chromosome 12, sMobBir1.hap1, whole genome shotgun sequence, one genomic interval encodes:
- the ivns1abpa gene encoding influenza virus NS1A-binding protein homolog A — MIPNGYLVFEDENFIESSVAKLNALRKSGQFCDVRLQVCGHEMLAHRAVLACCSPYLFEIFNNDSDPHGFSHVKFDDLNPAAVEVLMNYAYTAQLKADKELVKDVYSAAKKLKMDRVRQVCGDYILSRMDVQNCISYRNFASRMGDSRLLSQIDSCIQENLLEISEQEEFLKLPRLKLEVILEENVCLPSNGKVYTKVINWVQRSVWENGKNLEDLMEEVQTLYYSADHKLLDGSVLDGQAEVFGIDDDHIQFVQKKSPRESNHRHIYSSTSGNLSTQVQTNKHEWKIIASEKTSSTTYLCLAVLNGVLCVIFLHGRNSPHSSPATTPCLIKSISLEIQAEDDKLLSPMQYARSGLGTAELNGKLIVAGGYNREECLRTVECYDPATDGWTFIAPMRTPRARFQMAVLMGQLYVAGGSNGHSDELCCGETYNPNTCDWTPVPELRTNRCNSGVCSLNGKLYIVGGSDPYGQKGLKNCDAFDPVSKTWTNCAPLNTRRHQAAVCELDGYLYVVGGAESWNCLNTVERYNPENNTWTLVSPMNMARRGAGVAVHNGKVFAVGGFDGTHALCCVEMYDPTKNEWKMMGSMTSARSNAGVAVVNGLLYAVGGFDGNEFLNNLEAYDPETNEWSPCTKTNMPSL; from the exons atgatCCCTAATGGGTATTTAGTTTTTGAAGATGAGAATTTCATTGAATCATCTGTGGCCAAACTCAATGCTCTAAGAAAAAGTGGACAGTTCTGTGATGTGAGACTGCAG GTCTGTGGACATGAGATGCTGGCTCATAGAGCTGTCCTTGCTTGCTGTAGCCCGTATTTGTTTGAAATTTTCAACAATGATAGTGATCCCCATGGATTTTCTCATGTGAAATTTGATGACCTCAATCCGGCTGCAGTTGAGGTGTTAATGAATTATGCCTACACTGCACA ACTAAAAGCAGACAAAGAACTTGTAAAGGATGTATATTCGGCTGCCAAAAAATTGAAGATGGACCGGGTGAGACAG GTCTGTGGTGATTATATACTATCCAGGATGGATGTCCAGAACTGTATTTCTTATCGAAATTTTGCCAGTCGGATGGGAGATTCCCGGTTGTTGAGTCAAATTGACAGTTGTATTCAAGAGAACTTGTTGGAGATATCTGAACAGGAGGAATTTTTAAAACTTCCACGATTAAAG TTGGAGGTGATATTAGAAGAAAATGTATGCTTGCCAAGTAATGGTAAAGTTTACACAAAGGTAATCAACTGGGTGCAGCGTAGTGTCTGGGAGAATGGAAAGAACCTGGAAGATCTGATGGAAGAG GTTCAAACCTTGTACTACTCTGCTGATCACAAACTGCTTGATGGGAGCGTACTAGATGGACAGGCTGAAGTGTTTGGCATTGATGATGACCACATTCAGTTTGTACAG AAGAAATCTCCGCGGGAGAGCAATCACCGGCACATATACAGCAGCACTTCTGGAAATCTGTCTACTCAAGTGCAAACAAACAAACATGAGTGGAAAATCATTGCCTCAGAGAAAACGTCAA GCACTACTTATCTATGCTTGGCTGTTCTAAATGGTGTGCTGTGTGTCATCTTTCTTCATGGCCGCAACAGTCCTCACAGTTCACCTGCCACCACTCCTTGTCTAATAAAGAGTATAAGTTTAGAGATTCAGGCTGAAGATGATAAACTCCTGTCTCCCATGCAGTACGCTCGCTCTGGTCTCGGAACAGCAGAGCTGAATGGCAAACTAATTGTTGCTG GTGGCTATAACCGTGAGGAATGCTTGCGAACAGTCGAGTGTTATGATCCCGCAACAGATGGATGGACTTTTATTGCTCCAATGAGGACACCACGGGCACGGTTTCAGATGGCAGTGTTAATG GGTCAGCTGTATGTAGCCGGAGGATCTAATGGCCACTCGGATGAGCTTTGCTGTGGTGAAACTTATAATCCAAATACTTGTGATTGGACTCCAGTGCCTGAGCTTCGTACTAATCGTTGTAATTCAG GTGTATGTTCACTGAACGGAAAACTATATATTGTTGGTGGTTCAGATCCATATGGACAGAAAGGATTAAAGAATTGCGATGCTTTTGATCCAGTCTCAAAAACCTGGACAAATTGTGCTCCTCTGAATACAC GTAGACATCAGGCTGCTGTATGTGAACTGGATGGTTACCTATATGTGGTTGGAGGTGCAGAATCTTGGAATTGCCTGAATACTGTGGAACGTTACAACCCTGAGAACAACACTTGGACTCTGGTTTCACCCATGAATATGGCTCGCCGTGGAGCAGGAGTGGCTGTTCACAATG GAAAAGTGTTTGCTGTTGGGGGTTTCGATGGAACCCATGCACTCTGTTGTGTTGAGATGTATGATCCTACCAAAAATGAGTGGAAGATGATGGGAAGTATGACATCAGCAAGGAGTAATGCTGGAGTTGCTGTAGTAAATGGACTCCTTTATGCTGTGGGAGGCTTCGATGGCAATGAGTTTCTGAACAACCTGGAAGCATATGATCCAGAAACCAATGAATGGAGCCCATGCACCAAAACAAATATGCCCAGTTTATAA